A stretch of DNA from Lysinibacillus sp. B2A1:
TTCTTTATTGATTCTACGTTACTACAGCTCATTAAGTTTCAAATTTATGAGGATTGACATATTTGTTTATGTTCTATCATTAACTATCCGCTTTCGTTACAAGTTAATTACCTATTATTTCTATGTTTTTTATTATTTTCTCTACAACTTACTTCCATATTAGTTTTATTAATTAACATGAAAATACTCTTAATACTTTGTAAAATTCATATAATCTGATATAAATGGTATATATACATATTTCATTTTTTTGTAACATTTATACTAAATTACTGAGAAAGGAAACTTCAACTATGCGATTTACTATCTACAAGAAATTAATACTCGGTTTTTTTATTGTTATTTTAGTTTTAATTGGCACAATCGGGTTAAACATTAAACAGCTTAATTCCGTTAATCAAACATATCGTGTGTTACTTGAAGAACAAACTACTAGATCTATAAGTATTCAGGAGCTTCGAGCGATTGCGAAGCAAGAAATTGTAAGCCTAAGAGGGTATTTATTACTTGGAGATAAACAAAATCTTCAAAGCAACAACGAATCAAGGGAAGAATTCAAAAAAAAATCAGATGAATTAATGGCATCTTTCCATACTAATGAATCTATTGAATTATTAGAGGCTATCAATAAAAGTGAGCAAAATGTCCAGCAATTCGCTGATCGTATGTTTTCCTTAAAGGCTGCTGGAGAAATAGAACAATACGAAAAGCTTGATAGTACACAGGGACGATTAATTATTAAGCAATTCGATGCACGCGTAGAAAACCTTGCCAATTATCAAAGTGAGTATATAGATGGTAAAATCGCCGCGACAACTAAAGAAATTCAATCGATAAAATTTCAAATGATTATACTTGGGGTGTTTGCTGTTGTCATTAGTCTGATAATTGCTATTATCATGGGTAGCCTTATTTCTCGACCTATTAAAGGGATGGCTAGAGCAGCACAAAAAATTGCCGAGGGTGATTTAACAGCAGAGCAAATCCGTATAAAGAATCGTGATGAGGTTGGTGATTTAGCACTTGCCTTTAATCAAATGGCTCTAAATTTAAAGGAACTCATTACAAGTGTTCGTCACAATACTGTACAGGTAAGTGGCTCTGCAGCTGAATTAACAGCAAGTGCAGATCAAACAATCCAAGCAACAGAGCAGATGACATCCTCTATACAGGAGGTTGCAAGTGGCTCTGAGGCGCAAGGAAAAAATGCTACTGAAAGCTCTGAAGCCATGAAAAATATGACAAGAGGTATTCAGCAATTGGCAACGACTACAGCTGCTGTATCTGAGCTTGCTTTGGAAACAAATGTTGAGGCTAACAAAGGAAACGATTCATTACTCCGTGTCATTACACAAATGGATACAATTCATACAGCCGTTTTAGAGTCTGCGAACGTAGTCAAAAACTTAGGGAACCACTCTGTAGAAATAGGTAATATTATCGGTCTTATTACAGATATTGCAGAGCAAACAAATTTACTAGCATTAAACGCTGCAATTGAGGCTGCTCGTGCAGGAGATCATGGTCGCGGCTTTGCGGTTGTTGCGGATGAAGTAAAAAAACTAGCGGAGCAATCTAAGCAATCTGCTGAACAAATTGCTAGCCTCATTTCCGAAATTCAGCATGATACAAATCGTGCGGTATCTGTTATGGATACTGGTACACAAGAGGTTCAAATTGGCATGCAAGTTGTAAAGGTAGCTGAGGAAGGCTTTTCAAAAATCGTTGATCTGATTGAACAAGTTTCTAAGCAAATTCAAGAAGCAACGACCGTTTCAGAAGAAATGTCTTCAAGTGCGGAGCTGATATATGCATCCTTCGATGAAATAGCAACAATTGCACAAATGTCTTCTTCTAACTTACAAAATGTAGCCTCTGCCTCTGAAGAGCAGTTAGCCACGATTGAAGAGGTGGCCGCTTCTGCTGCTACACTTTCAAATATGGCTGAGGAATTACAAACTCAAGTTTCACGCTTTAAAATAGAATAAAAATACTAAAAGAATCTGTCTATTTTCTATCTTCCCCTAGAAAAATAGCAGATTCTTATCAATTATTATCTGTCTGAATTTTTTCTACTCCTTCTGCTTCAATGATATCTTTCAGCTCATCTAACACATCATCAAAATCCGTATGTCTACCTAGCAAAAATACCATTTCATGCTCAATCGGTAACCAAGTTTCGATAGCAGCTTCATTGTGCTGAATTTGCGCTTCAAGTTTATCTAAAGCATTCGCTACTTTTGCTTCATACGTTTTCTTATGCTCAAATTCAAACCACAAATCATAAAATCGTTGTCCTGTATCATTTCCTAGCAAATTTCTAATTTTTTCAATTGCTTTGATTTCATTTTGTCTCTTTTGTTCTTTTGCCTTTATATCATTCATCGTATCAAAGGCCGGGATATCGGTGGCATA
This window harbors:
- a CDS encoding methyl-accepting chemotaxis protein, which translates into the protein MRFTIYKKLILGFFIVILVLIGTIGLNIKQLNSVNQTYRVLLEEQTTRSISIQELRAIAKQEIVSLRGYLLLGDKQNLQSNNESREEFKKKSDELMASFHTNESIELLEAINKSEQNVQQFADRMFSLKAAGEIEQYEKLDSTQGRLIIKQFDARVENLANYQSEYIDGKIAATTKEIQSIKFQMIILGVFAVVISLIIAIIMGSLISRPIKGMARAAQKIAEGDLTAEQIRIKNRDEVGDLALAFNQMALNLKELITSVRHNTVQVSGSAAELTASADQTIQATEQMTSSIQEVASGSEAQGKNATESSEAMKNMTRGIQQLATTTAAVSELALETNVEANKGNDSLLRVITQMDTIHTAVLESANVVKNLGNHSVEIGNIIGLITDIAEQTNLLALNAAIEAARAGDHGRGFAVVADEVKKLAEQSKQSAEQIASLISEIQHDTNRAVSVMDTGTQEVQIGMQVVKVAEEGFSKIVDLIEQVSKQIQEATTVSEEMSSSAELIYASFDEIATIAQMSSSNLQNVASASEEQLATIEEVAASAATLSNMAEELQTQVSRFKIE
- a CDS encoding HAD family hydrolase, with protein sequence MDLQSTLKFLHIAEGLKRELRHSWLSDGRQESVAEHTWRVALMAMAIEEYLPQKVNSEHLLKMIIIHDLVEVYATDIPAFDTMNDIKAKEQKRQNEIKAIEKIRNLLGNDTGQRFYDLWFEFEHKKTYEAKVANALDKLEAQIQHNEAAIETWLPIEHEMVFLLGRHTDFDDVLDELKDIIEAEGVEKIQTDNN